The Desulfuromonas sp. TF genome has a segment encoding these proteins:
- the rny gene encoding ribonuclease Y, with the protein MQIEIALVWIGAALAAGIFLGIFLRRKLAESQIANAERASAQIIEDAKKEADTIRKEAVIQAKDTVLEAKTDWEKESRELRREIQSQEKRLLQKEEHLDRKVSQLESREEEIGKGEKYLAQEEERLRSREQDVEALILEQKERLERLSGMSSEEAKEQLIQTMESEARHDAAKRIKQIEDEARETADKKAKEILALAIQRYAGDYVAEKTVSVVPLPTDEMKGRIIGREGRNIRAIEAATGIDLIIDDTPEAVIISGFNPVRREVARLALERLIADGRIHPARIEEVVNKAAQEVDESIREAGEQATFDVGVHGINPEIIKLIGRLKYRTSYGQNVLQHSLEVAFLCGIMAAELGLNIKQAKRAGLLHDIGKAVDHEIEGSHAVIGADLARKYGESPKIVHALAAHHEDEKPETMLAVLVQAADALSGARPGARREMLETYVKRLQDLERIGTSFSGVTSCFAIQAGREIRVMVSSEDVSDAHSHVLAREIARKIEGEMTYPGQIKVNVIRETRAVEYAK; encoded by the coding sequence GTGCAAATAGAAATCGCTCTCGTCTGGATCGGTGCAGCATTGGCCGCCGGGATCTTTTTAGGCATTTTCCTGCGCCGGAAGCTGGCCGAATCGCAAATCGCCAATGCTGAAAGGGCTTCGGCCCAGATCATTGAGGACGCAAAAAAAGAAGCGGATACCATCCGCAAGGAAGCGGTCATTCAGGCCAAGGACACGGTCCTCGAGGCCAAGACCGACTGGGAGAAAGAATCCCGGGAACTGCGTCGGGAAATCCAGAGCCAGGAAAAACGGCTGCTTCAGAAAGAGGAGCACTTGGACCGCAAGGTCTCGCAGCTGGAAAGTCGTGAGGAGGAAATCGGCAAAGGGGAGAAGTATCTGGCCCAGGAGGAAGAGCGTCTGCGCAGCCGGGAACAGGATGTCGAAGCCCTCATTCTTGAACAGAAAGAGCGGCTCGAGCGTCTCTCGGGGATGAGCTCGGAAGAGGCCAAGGAGCAACTCATCCAGACCATGGAGAGCGAAGCTCGCCATGATGCCGCCAAGCGCATCAAGCAGATCGAGGATGAAGCCAGGGAGACGGCCGACAAAAAGGCCAAGGAAATTCTCGCGCTGGCCATTCAGCGATATGCCGGTGACTATGTTGCCGAAAAGACTGTTAGTGTGGTGCCGCTTCCCACGGACGAAATGAAAGGGAGGATCATTGGTCGGGAAGGACGCAATATCCGCGCTATCGAGGCAGCGACCGGCATCGACCTGATCATCGACGATACGCCGGAGGCGGTGATCATCTCCGGCTTTAATCCCGTCCGCAGGGAAGTTGCCCGTCTGGCGCTGGAACGGCTCATCGCCGACGGGCGCATTCACCCCGCCCGCATCGAAGAGGTGGTCAACAAGGCTGCTCAGGAGGTGGATGAGTCCATCCGCGAGGCCGGCGAGCAGGCGACCTTCGATGTCGGGGTGCATGGCATCAACCCCGAAATCATCAAACTGATCGGCCGCCTGAAATATCGGACTTCCTATGGGCAGAACGTTCTCCAGCATTCTCTGGAAGTCGCCTTCCTCTGCGGAATCATGGCCGCCGAACTAGGGCTGAACATCAAGCAGGCTAAGCGCGCGGGTCTTCTGCATGATATCGGCAAGGCGGTGGACCATGAGATCGAGGGCTCCCATGCCGTAATCGGCGCCGATCTGGCGCGCAAGTACGGAGAGTCACCCAAAATCGTCCATGCCCTGGCAGCCCACCACGAGGACGAAAAGCCCGAGACGATGCTGGCGGTGCTGGTGCAGGCCGCCGATGCACTTTCCGGCGCCCGCCCCGGCGCCCGCCGTGAGATGCTCGAAACCTATGTCAAGCGTCTGCAGGATCTGGAGCGCATAGGCACCTCCTTCAGTGGAGTGACCAGTTGCTTCGCCATTCAGGCTGGCCGGGAGATCCGGGTCATGGTCTCCAGCGAGGACGTTTCCGACGCCCATTCTCATGTGCTGGCCAGAGAAATCGCCCGAAAGATCGAGGGGGAGATGACTTATCCCGGACAGATCAAGGTCAATGTTATCCGGGAAACCCGGGCGGTCGAATATGCAAAATAA
- a CDS encoding 5-formyltetrahydrofolate cyclo-ligase: MPKKSIRDEMLLRRKGLAATTCLGLSLRIQERLLASPEFAAADRLALYSPVLNEVFTEEIFSVSRRLGKRVAYPRVCGTTLEFVEVSDRSELCPGIYGIPEPKGSRIMSLDSLDLLLVPGVAFDMAGHRLGYGKGFYDRILHRRAAHALLVGLCFEQQLISSLPVETHDVRMDMIITEEHTLGFGDLPSLNPSS, encoded by the coding sequence ATGCCGAAAAAATCCATCCGGGACGAAATGTTGCTCCGCCGCAAGGGTCTCGCTGCGACCACCTGTCTGGGACTGAGCCTCAGGATACAGGAGCGACTGCTGGCTTCGCCAGAATTCGCTGCCGCCGATCGTCTGGCCCTCTATAGCCCTGTCCTGAACGAGGTTTTTACGGAGGAGATCTTTTCGGTATCCCGTCGTCTCGGCAAGAGGGTGGCCTATCCCCGTGTGTGCGGAACGACTTTGGAGTTTGTCGAAGTGTCGGACCGGAGTGAACTCTGCCCGGGTATCTATGGAATTCCGGAGCCGAAGGGTTCCCGGATCATGTCCCTGGACTCGCTCGATCTTCTGCTCGTGCCCGGGGTTGCCTTTGATATGGCCGGGCACCGACTCGGCTACGGAAAAGGATTTTACGATCGCATTCTGCATCGGCGCGCAGCTCACGCCCTGCTGGTCGGTCTCTGTTTCGAACAGCAGCTGATCAGTTCTTTGCCGGTGGAAACTCACGATGTCCGTATGGATATGATTATTACCGAGGAACATACTCTCGGATTTGGCGACCTGCCGTCGCTAAACCCAAGCTCATAA